The Gemmatimonas phototrophica region TCCAGCGCAACTGGTACTTCACGCAGGTGGGTCATCTGGACCCGCGCGCGCAGAAGTTCCCGTTCCCCGATTCGCTCATGGGGCGCCTGGTGCAGTTCGTCGTGGCGCACGAAGTGGGGCACACCCTCGGCTTCCCCCACAACTTCAAGGGCAGCTCGATGTATCCGGTCGACTCCATCCGCAGCAAAACGTGGGTGGCGAAGATGGGGCACTCGCCCAGCATCATGGACTACGCGCGCTTCAACTACATCGCGCAGCCGGAAGACGGCATCGCCCTCGGCGATCTCGTGCCGAAGGTGGGCCCGTACGACCGCTACGCCGTGATGTGGGGGTACAAGCCCATCCCGGGTGCCAAGACGTCGGAAGACGAAAAGGCCACGCTCGACAGCTGGGCGCGTATGCAGGACAGTGTGCCCTGGTACCGCTTTGCCAGCGACGCCGGTGCCGGCGGCGCCGATCCGGGTGAGCAGTCGGAAGCCATTGGCGATGCCGATGCCGTGCGCGCCACCACGCTGGGCTTCAAGAACATCGCCCGCGTCATGAAGCTCGTGGAAGCCGCGGCGACGAACAACAAGCTCGCCGACTACTCGTTGCTGCGTCAGACCTATGGCGAAGTGATTGGCCAGTGGGCCACCGAAGCGGCGCACGTCACGAAGATCGTAGGCGGTTCGGACAAGCAGGAAAAGGCCGTGAGCCAGGGCGGTCCCGTCTTTACGCCGGTGCCGCGCGCCCGTCAGAAGGCGGCCGTGAAGTTCCTGAACGACGAGGTGTTCACCACGCCGTCGTACCTCATCAACGTGCCCACGCTGCGCAAGTTCGAAGCCGACGGCAACATCAACCGCATCACCGGCGCACAGGCGCGTTCGCTCTCCAGCCTCGTGAACAACACGAAGCTGCAGCGCATGGTGGAAGCGGAAGCCACGGCGTCCAACAAGGCCGACGTGTACTCGCTGGGCGAAATGCTCACCGATCTGCGTCGCGGCCTGTGGAAGGAGATCTACGGCGGTCAGCCGGTGAACGCCTATCGTCGTCGCCTGCAGACCACGTACCTCGAGGCCATGGCGAGCAAGATCAAGCCTGCGCCGCCCAGTGCGCAGGACGCACTGCTGGCCCAGTTCCTGGGGGGTGGCATCGTGAACACCCGTGATTTCCGTCCCCTTCTCAAGGACGAAATGCGTGTTCTGGACCGGGAGATCGCCGGCGCCGTGGCCCGCACGAGCGACCGCACCACGCGGGCGCACCTGCAGGACGCGCGGGACCAGATCAAGGCCATGCTCGACACCGACAAATAAGCGATCGGAGATCACAGGAAGCGCGGCCGGACGGTGTCCGGCCGCGCTTCTTGTTTTCAGAGGTGTGACCTCAGAATCCGACGATGCGATGTCCGAGGTCGGACGATCGAGTGTTGCGATGGATATCGATGTCGGATATGCGATAACTACGACGGTGAGAGGTCCGAGTACTTCGTCCGCCTGGAGAGTGCCACTTACCGTTCTCGTTCGACTGCGGGGACGGCCGCTGTTCCAGCGGCGTCCGTGGGGGGTACGGTCGTGCGGACGTAAGTACTCGCACTGCTCATTGTCGTAGTTGTCTCGACCCTCTCACATACGATATCCATCGCACCTCGGGCGTCGCAACGCTCGCACCTCAAGATCCCGCCTCGGCCGCCGGCGATCTCAGATCCCGCCCCTTGCCGGCGATACGAACTCAGCTTATACTTATGTAAGCATATCTTAAACTGAGGAGTTCATGCCTACGTTTCGCAGCAAGCCGGTCGATGCCGTTATTGACGTCCGCTCCAAAGTCGAGTTTTGGCTCGGCCATCTCCCGGGCGCGCAGTGCATTCCCGTGGACACGCTCCCCGCCGGGCTTGAGGGCGTGGCCGGCGTCTCGAAGCAATCCCGGATCCTCGTCTACTGCGCCAGCGGGGCCCGTTCGGCCATGGCGAAGCAGATGCTGACGGCCGCGGGCTACACCAACGTGACCGACGGGGGAGGCATAGCCAGCGCCCGCCCGGACTTCGCCGAGTAGGTGAGAGCTCGGATCTGAGTTCGCCGATCTGAGATCTGGAGGTGAGAGATTGCGAGTCGCGAAGGTGCGATGGATATCGATGTCGGAGGACCGACAACCACGACGATGAGAGGTCCGAGTAGTGGCCTCCGCACGAAGCGCCCCCGCTGGTGTGGGGCACTTCCGTGCGGACGCCAGCACTCGGACCTCTCATCGTCGTAGTCATCTCGACCCTCTCACCCTCGATATCCATCACATCTCGGGCCTCACAACGCTCGCACCTCCCAATCCCGCCTCGGCAATCTCAGATCTCAGAACTCACCGCGCCATGCCCGTGTAGTGCAGCGAGATCCAGAGGGTGTGATTGATCTCGTTCGCCCGCCGCGGCGCGAACGCGTTGTACAGGTTCATGTAGCCCACTTCCGTGCGTGTGGTCGCTGAGAGCGGAATGCCCACGCCCGCCGCCGCGCGATTCTGGCCAATGGTGAACGCCTGCGTGGGTCCCCCCAGCGGCATCAGGAGTTCGTCCCAGACCCACCCAATCACCGGACGACCGTTCACCTTGGCTGAGCCCAGATTGGCCTGCGCCCGCGGCATGTAGCGCAGGCGGTTCTGATAGGTGGTGGGGCCGGCCTCTCGCTCGTCATCGCCGGCCACCGAGAGCAACGGGTAGATCCACCGCTGCTCCAGTCGGTACCGGTGGCTCACCGTAAAGGCGCCGGCCTTGTGCGATAGCAGGAGCTGCTGCCAGGTGCGGTGCTCGCGCGTGGGATTGGCAATGGGCAGACTTCCGTAGGGCTGCGTGGCAATCCAGCCGTACCCGGCCGCCACGCGTACCCCTGGCGCCACCGTGAGCTGCACCCCTGGCCGCACCAGCAGCTGCTGCGGCTCCTCCCCCAGGGCGAGACGTCGCCACGACCCATCAAACCACAGGGCGGTGCGCTTGGTGATGGGCTGGTCCACAAACGTGCCCGCCCACAGGGCATCCTGATGACGGGTGATCCACGGCTGCGCCGGGAGCACGACGGGGACCGCTGCCATGAGGCACCCGGCGGCACCGCGACGCGCCGCGCGGCGGAGAAAGGCAGTGACGTGCATACCGGAAAGTATAGACGGTGTGACGGACGGGGCTGAAGGGCGCACAACAAACGTCACGAGGCGGGGGCGATCAAGCGGAACCCGTGAGGAGCACGTACTATCGGAAGAACCGGGCGATCCGTTTCGCCCACCGTTGGCGTCTCCCGCACTCCGTCCATGTGGATTGTCACGCTCGCCCTGCGGCGGCCGTACACGTTTATTGTTGGCGCTTTGCTGGTGGTGCTCTTCGGGGTGCTCTCGGCGCTGCGCATGCCCACCGACATTCTCCCGGAACTCAACATTCCGGTGGTCTCGGTCATTTGGTCATACAACGGGCTCCCCCCGGAGGAAATGGAGCGCCGCTTCGGGACGCCCTTCGAGCGCTCGCTGACCACGACCATTACCGGTATCGAACACATCGAGTCACAGTCGATGGCCGGCATCTCGGTGGCCAAGGTGTACTTCCAACCCGATGCATCCGTCGAGTCGGCCGTTTCCCAGATTGCGGCGCAGTCGCAGACCATTCTGCGCATCATGCCGCCGGGCGCCTCGGCCCCCCTCATCATTCGCTACAACGCCGCCAATGTGCCGGTGTTGCAGCTCGCCCTCGGCGGGGACTCGCTCTCCGAACAGCAGCTCAATGACCTGGGCACCAACGGCATTCGCACCCGGCTGGCCACGGTGCGCGGGGCGAGCGTCCCGCAGCCGTACGGCGGACGCTCGCGACTCATCAACGTCGATCTCGATCCGGCGCAGCTGCAGGCCCGCGGTCTCTCCCCCACTGACGTCAGCGACGCCATCAGTGCGCAGAACCTCGTGCTGCCCGGCGGCACCACCAAGATTGGTGAGCGGGAATACGCAGTTCGCTTGAATGGCAGCCCCACGGTCGTGGAGGCGCTGAACGACCTCCCCATTCGTGTCGTGAACGGTGCCCTTGTTCGTGTGCGTGATGTGGCGCAGGTGCGCGACGGCTATGCCGTGCAAACCAACATCGTGCACCGCGACGGCGTGCGCGGCGCGCTCGTCACCGTACTCAAGTCGGGCGGCGCCTCCACCATTGACGTGGTCAACCGCGTACGCGAAGCACTTCCCGGCATTCTGGCGGCCCTGCCATCGGCCCTCAAGGTGGATGTACTGGCCGACCAGTCGCTGTTCGTCAAGGCCGCGCTTGAAGGCGTCGTCATTGAAGCGCTCATTGCCGCCTGTCTCACCGCGGCCATGATTCTGCTCTTTCTCGGCAGCTGGCGCTCCACGCTCATTGTCGCGCTGTCCATTCCGCTCTCCATTCTGGTGTCGGTGACGGTGCTCGCCGCCTTGGGCCAGACACTCAATGTCATGACCCTTGGCGGTCTTGCCCTCGCGGTGGGTGTATTGGTGGATGATGCCACGGTGGGCATTGAGAACATTCACCGCGTACAGGAACACGAGCCGGACATCGAGCAGGCCATTCTGCTGGGCGCCGGACAGATTGCCGTGCCCACGCTGGTCTCCACGCTGGCTATCTGCATTGTGTTCGTTCCCATCTTTTTTCTCAGTGGTGCGGCCGGCGCGCTCTTTCGTCCGCTGGCCATGGCGGTGGTGTTTGCCATGATGGCGTCGTACGTCATCTCGCGCACCCTGGTTCCCACGCTGGTGAAGTTCGCCATGCAGCGCGAACGGGCGCTGGAAGCGAAGCGCGCGGGGCTGCCACACGCACCGGGGCCCTTTGCGCAGATCCACTATCGCTTTGAGCATTTCTTTGAGCGCATGCGCGTGCGCTACCGTCTGGCTCTGGCGTCCACGCTGGGCAAACCAGCCTCGCTCGTCGTCATGGCACTGGTCGTGCTCGTGTCCGGTGCCGCCCTGGCGCCATGGCTGGGACGCGACTTCTTCCCGCAGGTCGACGCCGGACAGATCCGCCTGCACCTGCGCGCGCCGGTCGGAACGCGCATTGAAGAAACCGCACGGTTGGTCGCGGCGGTGGAGGCGCGCATCCGT contains the following coding sequences:
- a CDS encoding rhodanese-like domain-containing protein, encoding MPTFRSKPVDAVIDVRSKVEFWLGHLPGAQCIPVDTLPAGLEGVAGVSKQSRILVYCASGARSAMAKQMLTAAGYTNVTDGGGIASARPDFAE
- a CDS encoding DUF2490 domain-containing protein; translated protein: MHVTAFLRRAARRGAAGCLMAAVPVVLPAQPWITRHQDALWAGTFVDQPITKRTALWFDGSWRRLALGEEPQQLLVRPGVQLTVAPGVRVAAGYGWIATQPYGSLPIANPTREHRTWQQLLLSHKAGAFTVSHRYRLEQRWIYPLLSVAGDDEREAGPTTYQNRLRYMPRAQANLGSAKVNGRPVIGWVWDELLMPLGGPTQAFTIGQNRAAAGVGIPLSATTRTEVGYMNLYNAFAPRRANEINHTLWISLHYTGMAR
- a CDS encoding efflux RND transporter permease subunit, encoding MWIVTLALRRPYTFIVGALLVVLFGVLSALRMPTDILPELNIPVVSVIWSYNGLPPEEMERRFGTPFERSLTTTITGIEHIESQSMAGISVAKVYFQPDASVESAVSQIAAQSQTILRIMPPGASAPLIIRYNAANVPVLQLALGGDSLSEQQLNDLGTNGIRTRLATVRGASVPQPYGGRSRLINVDLDPAQLQARGLSPTDVSDAISAQNLVLPGGTTKIGEREYAVRLNGSPTVVEALNDLPIRVVNGALVRVRDVAQVRDGYAVQTNIVHRDGVRGALVTVLKSGGASTIDVVNRVREALPGILAALPSALKVDVLADQSLFVKAALEGVVIEALIAACLTAAMILLFLGSWRSTLIVALSIPLSILVSVTVLAALGQTLNVMTLGGLALAVGVLVDDATVGIENIHRVQEHEPDIEQAILLGAGQIAVPTLVSTLAICIVFVPIFFLSGAAGALFRPLAMAVVFAMMASYVISRTLVPTLVKFAMQRERALEAKRAGLPHAPGPFAQIHYRFEHFFERMRVRYRLALASTLGKPASLVVMALVVLVSGAALAPWLGRDFFPQVDAGQIRLHLRAPVGTRIEETARLVAAVEARIRTIIPPEDLGTILDNVGIASTSLTNLAFSDNPTTGVTDADLLLVLTDERRGNTAHYASEIRRVLRDEFPQMLVFFQSADIIGQILNAGLPAPVDVQVTGSNRAENIVVARALEQRLRQIPGAVDVYLQQRLEAPQLNVNVDRVRASSLSLTQREVANDLLVSLASSGQAQPNVWLNPQNGVQYTVSVQTPQYRMSSLEALSLTPIAGAGGGAAQYLGNLAAITRSSGMAVVSHYDVAPVFDVFANVQHRDLGAVAKDIDMVLDSVRPSLPKGTTLVMRGQVASMRESYQGLVTGLFFAVVLVYLIMVINFQSWLDPLIISSALPMALAGVVWALFAAGNTISVPAFMGAIMSVGVATANGILVVAFANERMDDGLSALDAALDAAATRLRPVIMTAAAMIVGMIPMALGVGEGGEQNAPLGRAVIGGLTFATFATLTVLPYVYSRLRAGRARTAHLPGLAS